The following coding sequences lie in one Bacteroides helcogenes P 36-108 genomic window:
- a CDS encoding histidinol-phosphatase, which translates to MKTNYHTHTTRCMHATGSNEDYVLSAIKGGFQILGFSDHTPWKYHSDYIADMRMLPTELPGYIESLQALREKYHSQIDIRIGLECEYFPDYIFWLKEQIKKYQLDYIILGNHYYHTDEKFPYFGRHTNSHDMLDLYEESAIGGMESGLYCCLAHPDLFMRSFPKWDHHCTTISRHICRTAARLNIPLEYNIGRWYLGEEGDTATYPAPEFWKIAANEGCTAIIGLDAHDNKDLEDSAYYDRALRILKELRIKTTDTLIMLR; encoded by the coding sequence ATGAAAACAAACTATCACACTCATACTACCCGTTGCATGCATGCTACCGGGAGCAACGAAGACTATGTACTCAGTGCTATTAAAGGCGGTTTTCAAATTCTCGGTTTTTCTGACCACACTCCTTGGAAGTATCATTCTGACTATATAGCCGATATGAGGATGCTTCCCACTGAACTTCCCGGTTATATAGAGAGCCTGCAAGCACTCCGTGAGAAATATCACAGTCAAATTGATATCAGGATAGGACTGGAATGTGAATACTTCCCCGATTATATTTTCTGGCTGAAAGAACAAATAAAGAAATATCAGTTAGATTATATCATCCTTGGCAACCACTACTACCACACCGACGAAAAGTTTCCCTACTTCGGACGTCACACCAACAGTCACGACATGCTTGACCTTTATGAAGAAAGTGCCATTGGCGGTATGGAGAGCGGATTGTACTGTTGCCTTGCCCACCCTGACCTTTTCATGCGTTCATTCCCAAAATGGGATCACCATTGCACTACCATCAGCCGCCACATTTGCCGTACTGCCGCACGACTTAATATTCCGTTGGAGTACAATATCGGACGTTGGTATCTTGGCGAGGAGGGTGATACGGCAACCTATCCCGCCCCGGAATTTTGGAAGATTGCCGCTAACGAAGGCTGTACCGCTATCATTGGACTGGACGCCCATGATAATAAGGACTTAGAAGATTCCGCTTATTATGACCGCGCCCTTCGGATATTAAAAGAGCTGAGAATTAAAACTACGGATACGTTGATAATGCTACGATAA
- a CDS encoding 5-formyltetrahydrofolate cyclo-ligase → MERKKELRKQIALLKIRHISSATHLSQSADILAALEAHQLFRAAKTVLLYYSLCDEVDTHEFVQKWSKSKQILLPVVTGDDLELRVYTGQDDLSTGTYGIEEPTGEIFTDYATIDFIVVPGVAFDLNGNRLGRGKGYYDRLLPRIPSAYKIGICFPFQVVEEIPAEPFDICMDEIITQ, encoded by the coding sequence ATGGAAAGAAAAAAAGAACTGCGCAAGCAGATAGCTTTGCTGAAGATCCGACACATATCTTCCGCTACGCATCTCTCGCAGTCTGCTGATATACTTGCTGCCCTTGAAGCCCACCAGCTTTTTAGAGCAGCAAAAACAGTATTGCTCTACTATTCTCTCTGCGATGAAGTAGATACGCATGAATTCGTACAAAAGTGGAGCAAGTCAAAACAGATACTTCTCCCCGTAGTTACAGGTGACGACTTGGAACTACGGGTATATACCGGACAGGATGATTTGTCTACCGGAACTTATGGCATTGAAGAACCTACCGGAGAGATATTCACCGATTATGCCACCATTGATTTTATAGTTGTACCGGGAGTAGCTTTCGATCTGAACGGAAATCGTCTGGGACGAGGAAAAGGTTACTATGACAGACTTTTGCCTCGCATCCCTTCAGCCTACAAAATAGGTATCTGTTTTCCCTTTCAGGTTGTAGAAGAGATTCCTGCGGAACCTTTCGATATCTGTATGGATGAAATCATAACACAGTAA
- a CDS encoding S41 family peptidase produces MSTKNTSRFMPLIIAISVVAGILIGTFYARHFAGNRLGIINGSSNKLNALLRIIDDQYVDTVNMTDLVEKAMPQILAELDPHSTYIPAQKLEEVNSELEGSFSGIGIQFTIQEDTIHVNSVIPGGPSEKVGLMAGDRIVMVNDSLFTGKGLTNEKAMRNLKGPKGSQVKLSIKRSTEKKLLDFTITRGDIPQNSIDAAYMLDNNFGYIQISKFGRTTHVELLNAIAQLSHEKCKGLIIDLRDNTGGYMEAATRMVNEFLPEGKLIVYTHGRKYPRMEEYANGTGSCQKMPLVVLVNEGSASASEIFAGAIQDNDRGTIIGRRSFGKGLVQQPIDFSDGSAIRLTIARYYTPSGRCIQRPYENGKDSKYEMDWITRYEHGEFFSKDSIKLDEKLRYSTRLGRPVYGGGGIMPDIFVPQDTTGVTSYLIEVSNKGLVLQFSFQYTDRNREKLSEFQNEEDLLKYLRRQGIVEQFVRFADSKDVKRRNLLINKSYKLLEKNLYGYIIYNILGREKYIRYINQSDITVKKALEILEREEAFPKAPEGQPLKEEKKNDGKKKRTAQADSFAEDPTHIFRYASLAVC; encoded by the coding sequence ATGAGTACAAAAAACACTTCCCGCTTCATGCCGCTTATTATCGCAATCAGCGTAGTGGCGGGTATTCTTATCGGAACGTTTTATGCCAGACACTTCGCCGGCAACCGGCTGGGCATCATCAATGGTTCATCCAACAAACTGAATGCATTGCTGCGCATCATTGATGACCAGTATGTAGATACAGTCAATATGACTGATTTAGTAGAAAAGGCCATGCCACAAATTTTGGCGGAACTCGACCCTCACTCTACATATATTCCGGCACAGAAATTAGAAGAGGTCAACTCCGAGCTTGAAGGCAGTTTCAGCGGTATAGGCATTCAGTTCACCATCCAAGAAGATACGATACATGTAAATAGTGTCATCCCCGGCGGTCCTTCCGAGAAAGTAGGCCTGATGGCAGGTGATCGCATTGTAATGGTCAATGACAGCCTGTTCACGGGCAAAGGGCTGACAAATGAAAAAGCTATGCGCAACTTGAAAGGGCCGAAAGGCAGTCAGGTAAAGTTAAGTATCAAACGCTCTACAGAAAAAAAACTGCTTGATTTCACCATTACACGCGGTGACATCCCTCAGAACTCCATCGATGCCGCTTACATGCTGGATAATAATTTCGGCTATATCCAAATCAGTAAGTTCGGACGCACGACCCATGTAGAATTGCTGAATGCTATCGCCCAACTGAGCCATGAAAAATGTAAAGGGCTTATTATTGACTTACGCGACAATACCGGTGGCTATATGGAGGCTGCAACACGTATGGTCAACGAATTCCTTCCTGAAGGAAAACTGATCGTCTATACACATGGCCGCAAATATCCGCGTATGGAAGAATACGCCAATGGAACAGGCAGTTGCCAAAAGATGCCATTAGTAGTATTGGTTAATGAAGGCTCTGCTTCTGCCAGTGAAATTTTTGCCGGAGCCATTCAAGACAATGACCGTGGAACCATCATAGGGCGTCGTTCTTTCGGGAAAGGACTTGTGCAGCAACCGATTGATTTCAGTGACGGCTCTGCCATCCGCCTCACTATTGCCCGCTACTATACTCCATCAGGCCGTTGCATCCAGCGCCCATACGAAAACGGAAAAGACAGTAAATATGAAATGGACTGGATCACACGCTATGAACATGGAGAGTTCTTCTCCAAAGACAGCATCAAATTGGATGAAAAACTACGTTATTCAACCAGATTGGGACGCCCTGTCTATGGCGGTGGCGGTATCATGCCGGACATATTCGTACCACAAGATACAACCGGCGTAACTTCCTATCTGATAGAAGTCAGCAATAAGGGATTGGTATTGCAATTCAGCTTCCAATATACAGACCGCAATCGTGAAAAACTGAGTGAATTCCAGAATGAAGAAGACTTATTAAAATATCTCCGCCGTCAAGGAATTGTAGAACAATTTGTACGCTTTGCCGATTCAAAGGATGTAAAGAGACGCAACCTGCTGATCAATAAGTCATATAAGTTACTGGAAAAAAACCTTTATGGTTACATCATTTACAATATATTGGGCAGAGAAAAGTATATCCGTTATATCAACCAAAGTGACATAACCGTCAAGAAAGCATTAGAAATCCTGGAAAGAGAAGAAGCATTTCCCAAAGCACCGGAAGGACAACCTTTAAAGGAGGAAAAGAAAAATGATGGAAAGAAAAAAAGAACTGCGCAAGCAGATAGCTTTGCTGAAGATCCGACACATATCTTCCGCTACGCATCTCTCGCAGTCTGCTGA
- a CDS encoding deoxycytidylate deaminase yields MDDSTKNKQEALDKRYIRMASIWAENSYCKRRQVGALIVKDKMIISDGYNGTPAGFENICEDENNVTKPYVLHAEANAITKIARSNNSSNGATMYVTASPCIECSKLIIQAGIKRVVYSEKYRLEDGIELLKRAGIEVVFVEVER; encoded by the coding sequence ATGGATGATTCTACAAAAAACAAACAAGAAGCACTGGACAAACGTTATATACGTATGGCAAGTATCTGGGCTGAAAACTCATATTGTAAAAGGCGCCAGGTAGGTGCACTGATAGTAAAGGATAAAATGATCATTTCCGACGGTTATAATGGTACTCCCGCAGGCTTCGAAAATATCTGTGAGGATGAAAATAATGTAACCAAGCCTTATGTACTTCATGCCGAAGCCAATGCCATCACCAAGATAGCACGTTCCAACAACAGCAGTAACGGAGCCACCATGTACGTCACTGCTTCTCCCTGCATAGAATGCTCCAAACTGATTATCCAGGCAGGTATCAAACGGGTAGTTTATTCCGAAAAATACCGGTTGGAAGATGGTATCGAGCTTCTGAAACGTGCAGGAATCGAAGTAGTATTTGTGGAAGTTGAGAGATGA
- a CDS encoding DUF4847 domain-containing protein produces MKKMVKNIGCLFLILSLLPCLGGCNNEDDVMEILNGKTWKLSRLTSEDSKAQFYSGLWQNETEQKNSIEALYTEGYFIVNFNCAEVNGEVTGTVEARGIRASINNATLTVNGKSRILNISGKISGSESDPLARVFLNGLLNVTKYEGDSKSLTLYFKDGNTTKVMGFSAQ; encoded by the coding sequence ATGAAGAAAATGGTAAAAAATATCGGCTGTCTGTTCTTAATATTGTCACTGCTTCCCTGTTTGGGAGGATGCAATAATGAAGATGATGTGATGGAAATTCTTAACGGAAAGACGTGGAAACTCAGCCGGCTCACATCTGAAGACAGCAAAGCACAGTTCTATTCCGGCTTATGGCAGAATGAAACAGAACAGAAAAACAGTATCGAAGCTCTTTATACAGAAGGGTACTTCATTGTAAACTTCAACTGTGCCGAAGTAAACGGAGAGGTAACAGGTACGGTCGAAGCCCGTGGCATCAGAGCAAGCATCAATAATGCTACTTTGACAGTCAACGGAAAATCACGTATTCTAAACATCTCAGGGAAAATATCCGGTTCAGAAAGTGATCCTTTGGCAAGGGTATTCCTTAATGGACTGCTGAATGTCACCAAATACGAGGGAGATTCAAAATCACTGACTCTCTATTTTAAAGATGGAAATACAACTAAGGTCATGGGATTCAGCGCCCAATAA
- a CDS encoding M3 family metallopeptidase: MNNTSNKNPFLDAYSTPHGTFPFDKIKPGDYKPAIDEGIRRQNAEIDVIINNIENPTFANTVLPYEKSGELLHNVNTVFNNLLSAETNDELQELAKEIMPLMSEHENNISLNEDLFARIKSVYDQRQKEDLNKEQSKLLEDIYNGFVRNGANLHGEAKDKYRGLCKELSLLTLQFSENNLKETNNYRLILTEKSQLAGLPESAIEAATETAKEKGVEGWVFTLQAPSYGPFMTYADNRALRRELYMAYNTKCTHNNECNNLEVVKRIANIHMEIAQLLGYTNFAEYNLQERMAQDSDTVYKLLNQLLDTYTPAAKQEYAEVQALAQQQQGGDFVLMPWDWAYYSHKLKDRKFNIDDEMLRPYFELNKVKEGVFGLATKLYGITFKKNPEIPVYHKDVDAYEVFDKDDKFLAVFYTDFHPRASKRSGAWMTSYKGQWIDERTGENSRPHISIVMNFTKPTQEKPALLTFSEVETLLHEFGHSLHGIFANTTYESMSGTNVYWDFVELPSQFMENFATEKEFLHTFARHYQTGELIPDELVQRIVDSSNFNAAYACLRQVSFGLLDMAWYTRNTPFDGDVKAYEKKAWEKAQILPSVEEACMSTQFSHIFAGGYSAGYYSYKWAEVLDADAFALFKEKGIFNSETASSFRENILSKGGTEHPMALYKRFRGQEPTIDALLIRNGIKK, translated from the coding sequence ATGAATAATACATCCAATAAGAATCCTTTTCTTGACGCATATTCTACTCCTCACGGAACTTTTCCTTTTGACAAGATAAAGCCCGGAGATTATAAGCCCGCCATTGATGAAGGTATTCGCCGCCAAAATGCCGAAATAGACGTAATCATCAACAATATCGAAAATCCGACTTTCGCCAACACTGTATTACCTTACGAAAAATCAGGTGAACTGCTGCACAATGTCAACACCGTATTCAATAATCTCCTCAGCGCAGAAACCAACGATGAGCTTCAAGAACTGGCCAAGGAGATTATGCCGCTGATGAGCGAACATGAAAACAATATCAGTCTAAATGAGGACCTGTTTGCACGCATCAAAAGCGTTTATGACCAACGCCAAAAAGAAGATCTGAATAAGGAACAATCCAAGCTGTTGGAAGACATATATAATGGCTTTGTACGTAACGGCGCCAACTTGCACGGAGAAGCCAAAGATAAATACCGCGGTCTATGTAAAGAACTTAGCCTGCTGACACTGCAATTCAGCGAAAATAATCTGAAAGAAACAAATAATTACCGGCTTATACTTACAGAAAAGTCGCAATTGGCAGGACTACCGGAAAGCGCAATAGAGGCAGCTACAGAAACAGCCAAAGAGAAAGGTGTTGAAGGCTGGGTATTCACCTTGCAGGCTCCCAGTTACGGTCCCTTTATGACGTACGCTGACAATCGAGCCTTGCGCCGTGAACTGTACATGGCTTACAACACAAAATGCACTCATAACAATGAATGCAACAACTTGGAAGTCGTGAAAAGAATAGCTAACATCCACATGGAAATAGCCCAACTCTTGGGCTACACCAATTTCGCCGAATACAACCTGCAAGAACGGATGGCACAAGACAGTGATACCGTTTATAAGTTGCTGAATCAGCTATTGGATACCTATACTCCCGCAGCCAAACAGGAATATGCCGAAGTACAAGCACTGGCTCAGCAACAGCAAGGAGGCGATTTCGTACTGATGCCTTGGGACTGGGCCTACTACTCCCATAAACTGAAAGACCGAAAATTCAATATCGATGACGAAATGCTTCGCCCCTATTTTGAGCTGAACAAAGTAAAAGAGGGTGTATTTGGATTGGCAACCAAACTATACGGCATTACATTCAAAAAGAATCCGGAAATCCCAGTCTATCATAAAGATGTGGATGCATATGAGGTATTTGATAAAGATGACAAATTTCTTGCTGTATTCTACACCGACTTCCATCCGAGGGCAAGTAAACGTTCCGGAGCCTGGATGACCAGTTATAAAGGGCAATGGATTGATGAAAGGACCGGTGAAAACAGCCGTCCGCACATATCTATTGTCATGAACTTCACTAAACCGACACAAGAGAAACCGGCGCTGCTAACTTTCAGTGAAGTAGAGACCCTTCTGCATGAGTTCGGACATAGCCTGCACGGAATATTCGCCAACACTACATACGAAAGCATGAGTGGAACTAATGTTTACTGGGACTTTGTAGAACTACCCTCCCAATTCATGGAAAACTTCGCCACTGAAAAAGAATTCCTCCACACATTTGCCCGTCATTATCAAACCGGAGAATTAATTCCGGACGAATTAGTGCAACGCATTGTCGATTCTTCGAATTTCAATGCTGCATACGCTTGTCTGCGTCAAGTTAGTTTCGGGCTTCTTGATATGGCGTGGTACACCCGAAATACACCGTTCGATGGAGATGTAAAAGCCTACGAAAAGAAAGCATGGGAAAAGGCACAGATTCTTCCTTCTGTAGAGGAAGCTTGCATGAGTACCCAATTCTCACACATATTTGCCGGAGGATATTCCGCCGGATACTACAGTTACAAATGGGCTGAAGTGCTGGATGCAGATGCTTTTGCTTTATTTAAAGAGAAAGGGATTTTTAACTCGGAGACAGCCTCTTCTTTCCGTGAGAACATCCTTTCCAAAGGAGGCACGGAACATCCGATGGCACTTTACAAGCGCTTCCGAGGACAAGAGCCCACAATAGATGCATTATTAATCAGAAATGGCATAAAGAAATGA
- the gap gene encoding type I glyceraldehyde-3-phosphate dehydrogenase yields the protein MIKVGINGFGRIGRFVFRAAMKRNDIQIVGINDLCPVDYLAYMLKYDTMHGQFDGTIEADVENSKLIVNGQAIRITAERNPADLKWDAVGAEYVVESTGLFLSKDKAQAHIEAGAKYVVMSAPSKDDTPMFVCGVNEKTYVKGTQFVSNASCTTNCLAPIAKVLNDKFGILDGLMTTVHSTTATQKTVDGPSMKDWRGGRAASGNIIPSSTGAAKAVGKVIPALNGKLTGMSMRVPTLDVSVVDLTVNLAKPATYAEICAAMKAASEGELKGILGYTEDAVVSSDFLGDTRTSIFDAKAGIALTDTFVKVVSWYDNEIGYSNKVLDLIAHMASVNC from the coding sequence ATGATTAAAGTAGGTATTAATGGATTCGGACGCATCGGACGTTTCGTATTCCGCGCTGCAATGAAAAGAAACGATATTCAGATCGTAGGTATCAACGACCTTTGCCCGGTAGATTATTTGGCATACATGCTGAAATATGATACAATGCACGGTCAGTTTGACGGTACTATCGAAGCAGACGTTGAAAACAGCAAGTTGATTGTTAACGGTCAGGCTATCCGTATCACTGCAGAAAGAAATCCGGCTGACTTGAAATGGGATGCTGTAGGCGCAGAATACGTAGTTGAATCTACAGGTTTGTTCCTGAGCAAAGATAAAGCTCAAGCCCATATCGAAGCTGGTGCAAAATACGTTGTAATGTCTGCTCCTTCTAAGGATGACACCCCGATGTTCGTTTGCGGTGTTAACGAAAAAACATATGTAAAAGGTACTCAATTCGTATCTAACGCTTCTTGTACTACCAACTGTTTGGCTCCTATCGCCAAAGTATTGAACGACAAGTTCGGTATCCTCGACGGTTTGATGACTACAGTTCACTCTACAACTGCTACTCAGAAGACAGTAGACGGTCCTTCTATGAAAGACTGGAGAGGTGGTCGTGCCGCTTCCGGCAATATCATCCCGTCTTCTACCGGTGCTGCTAAGGCTGTAGGTAAAGTTATCCCTGCATTGAACGGCAAACTGACTGGTATGTCTATGCGTGTACCGACTTTGGACGTTTCTGTAGTTGACTTGACTGTAAACTTGGCTAAGCCGGCTACTTACGCTGAAATCTGCGCTGCTATGAAGGCTGCTTCTGAAGGCGAATTGAAGGGTATCTTGGGTTACACTGAAGATGCAGTAGTTTCTTCTGATTTCTTGGGTGACACTCGCACTTCTATCTTCGACGCAAAAGCAGGTATCGCTTTGACCGACACATTCGTAAAAGTTGTATCTTGGTATGACAACGAAATCGGTTATTCTAACAAAGTTCTTGACCTGATTGCTCACATGGCTTCAGTTAACTGCTAA
- the mscL gene encoding large-conductance mechanosensitive channel protein MscL: MGKTSFLQDFKSFAMKGNVIDMAVGVIIGGAFGKIVSSIVADVIMPPIGLLVGGVNFTDLKWVMKPAEIIDGEEVAAVTLNYGNFMQATFDFLIIAFSIFLFIRLLTKLTEKKKDEKQATPVSPAPSKEEVLLTEIRDILKEKK, encoded by the coding sequence ATGGGAAAAACTTCATTTTTACAGGATTTTAAGTCTTTTGCTATGAAAGGCAATGTGATAGACATGGCTGTCGGTGTAATTATCGGTGGTGCTTTTGGGAAAATCGTATCTTCTATTGTAGCGGATGTAATTATGCCCCCTATCGGCTTGTTGGTGGGTGGTGTGAACTTTACCGATTTAAAATGGGTAATGAAACCGGCGGAAATAATTGATGGAGAAGAGGTTGCGGCTGTGACACTGAATTACGGCAATTTTATGCAAGCAACTTTTGACTTCCTGATAATAGCCTTCTCTATCTTCTTGTTTATCAGATTACTTACTAAATTGACAGAAAAGAAAAAGGATGAGAAACAGGCAACTCCGGTGTCTCCTGCACCCAGCAAGGAAGAAGTGTTGTTGACAGAAATCCGTGATATTTTGAAAGAGAAGAAATGA